The nucleotide window GACGTTGACGCCCATCACCCGGTCCCAGTCGTCCTCCGAGCAGGCGACGACGTCCCCCTCGGCGGCCAGGATCCCGGCCGCGTTGACGATGACGTGCAGGGCGCCTAGCGCCTCGACGGTCCTGGACACGGCGGCGGCCACCTGCCGCCCCGAGGACACGTCGCACTCCACCGCGACCGCGGTGCCGCCGGACGCCTCGATCCTCTTGGCGGTCTCCTCGGCGGCCGGGAGCCGGATGTCCACCGCCGCGACCCGGGCGCCCTCCTCGGCCAGGCGCAGCGCGCAGGCCTGCCCGATGCCCGAGCCGGCACCGGTCACGAAGGCGGTCTTCCCCGTCAGTCCTCGCATGTCGTCTCCCTCTGGTCCCTCTCGGTTGCGGGTTTCGCCGGGCCCTCGGCCAGGCCCGGTCCGAGCGTCCGTCCGCCGCCGGCGCCGCTCACCCGGCCGGGGTGGAGGCGTCGGCGGCCAATGCCGCCTCGGCGGGCGCCGGGGAGCGCCGCCCCGCCCGCCGGGCGGCGACGTAGTAGAAGGGGCAGGTGACGATCAGGCCGACGATCCAGGAGATGTCCGCGCCGTTCAGCATGTGCGCCACCGGCCCGGTGAACAGCGCGCTGGAGAAGAACGGCACCTGCACCACGATGCCGACCAGATAGGCGACGATGGCCGCCGCGTTGTACCGCCCGTAGACCCCGCCGTCGGCGCTGAAGAAGGACCGGACGTCGTACTCCCCGTGCCGGACCAGGTAGTAGTCCACCAGGTTGACGGCGGTCCACGGAGTCAGCACATAGAGCAGCAGCGCGATGAAGTTCTCGTAGAAGACCAGGAAGTTGTCCTTGCCGGCGATGGCCAGCAGCAGCGCCACGAGGAAGACGACGATCGCGATCACCGCCCGCGCGCCGGCGCGCGGCACCCAGCTGCGCCGCACGGTCTGCCCCACAGTGATCACGCACAGGACCCCGCAGTAGAGGTTCATCGCGTTGGTGTTGGCGATGCCGATCGAGAAGACGATCAGGATCAGTGTGCTGATCCCCGGGGTGAGCGCGGAGAGGCCGCCGACCGGGTCGTCCCCGCCGACGGCCGCACCGGTGAGCGCGCCGAGGAGCATCGGCAGCACCGAACCGAGGACGCAGCCGCCGTAGGTGGCCCAGAAGGCCGGCCGGCTGCCGGTGCCCTTGGGCATGTAGCGGGAGTAGTCCGAGACATAGGGCGCGTAGGCGATCTGCCACAGCGCCGAGGCCGAGACGGTGCCGAGGAGCCCGGTGGCGGTCAGCGCCCCGTGGCTGAGGGTGCCGGCGGGCAGGCCGTGCTCGAAGAGGATCCAGCAGAAGGCCAGCAGCAGCGCCAGGCCCGCGGCGATGGTCATGACCTTGCTGTAGGCGTGGATCAGCTTGTAGCCGAAGATCGTGGCCGCCACGCTCACCAGCCCCACGATGACGATCCCGCCGGCGACCGAGATCCCCGGCGCCACGATGTGCAGCGACTGCCCGCCGAGTACCAGGTTCGAGGCGAAGTAGCCGGTGTACATCACGATGACCAGCACGACCACCAGCAGGGCGCCCCGGACGCCGAACTGACCCCGCGTCTGGACCATCTGCGGGACGCCGAGTTGGGGCCCCTGCGCGGAGTGGAGGGCCATGAAGACCCCGCCGACGGCGTTGCCGACGACGATCCCGGCCAGTGCCCACCACAGCGGCAGTCCGTACACCGTGGTGGCCAGTGCCCCGGTGACCACGGTGAGCACCATGATGTTGGAGCCGAACCAGATGGTGAAGAGATCGCGGGCCCGGCCGTGCCGTTCGTCCTCCGGGATCTGGTCGATGGTCCGCACTTCGACGGTCGGTGCCGGTGGAGCGGTGTCCATGCCGGGCCCCTCTCTGCTACCACGCCAGGTGTGTTGGAAGAACACCCTGATCCAGCCACCACTAACAGTCAATCGCATAATATTGTGGATATAGATCGGAAAAATCGATGCCCTATCCGAAGAGGGGTTCCATGCCCGGCGACTCGGCCTTCACCCTGGTCCAGCTGCGCTACTTCGCGGCCGCCGCGGAGACCGGAAGCATGACCTCCGCGGCCCGGCGCCTCCTGGTGTCGCAGTCCGCCGTCTCCACCGCCGTGGCCCAGCTGGAGCGGGCGCTCGGCGTCCAGCTGCTGATCCGGCACCACGCCAAGGGCCTCTCGCTGACCGCCGCAGGCGCCCGCTTCCTCCAGGAGTCCAGGAACCTCCTGGCGCACGCCGACGAACTGGTGGAGACGGCCCAGGGCTGGGCGCCGCCCTCGCCGGCGAGCTCTCCGTCGGCTGCTTCCTCTCCCTCTCGCCGTTCGTACTGCCGCGGCTCTTCGCCGAGTTCACCGCCCGCCACCCCGGCGTGCGGCTGCAGGCGGTGGAGGGCGAGACCGAGGAACTGCAGGCCGCCCTGCTGGACGGGCGCTGCGAGATCGCCCTGATGTACCGCATGGACCTGGCCGATTCGCTGCTCACCGAGCAGATCGCGGAGGCCGCGCCGTACGCGCTGGTGCCGCCGGGCCATCGCCTCGCCGGGAGCAGGGGCGTGCGCATCGAGGAGCTCGCCGAGGACCCCTTCGTCCTCTACGACCTGCCGCACAGCCGGGAGTACTTCACCGAGCTGTTCGCGGCGGCCGGCCTCGCCATGCGGCCCGCGTACCGCAGCACCACCTTCGAGACCGTGCGCGCGCTGGTGGCCGCGGGCCAGGGGTACTCGATCCTCAACCAGCGCCCGGTCAGCGACACCACCTACGACGGCGGGCGGGCCGTGCCGGTGCCCCTGCTGGACCCGCTGCCCCACTGCCGGTGGTCCTCGCCCGCCCGCGCGGCGTCCGGCCGACCCGCAGGGCGCAGGCCTTCACCGAGCTCGCCCGCAGGCTGCTCGGGACCGCATCCAGCGCCTCTCACCTGCCTGTATCTGAAAAACTGGGCCATTAGGCCCGAAAGATGTGTTGGACAAGAGTCTCCGCTCGGCCCGACGATTCTGCCGTGCGGAGACACGGTCGACCTGTCACACCGGAAGCGTCTCCGCCGGATAGGAGATGGGGATGCCGAACGAAGAGACAGACGTGGTCGTGGTCGGGGCGGGCCAGGCGGGCATCGCGATGAGCGAGCACCTGACGGCCGCCGGCGTCCCGCACGTGGTCCTGGAGCGGCACCGGATCGCCGAGCGGTGGCGCTCGGAGCGCTGGGACTCCCTGGTCGCCAACGGGCCGGCCTGGCACGACCGCTTCCCGAACATGGAGTTCGCCGGCGTGGACCCGGACGCCTTCGCCACCAAGGAGCAGGTCGCGGAGTACTTCGCCGCGTACGCCGAGAAGTTCGGGGCGCCCGTCCGCACCGGGGTGGAGGTGACCTCGGCGCGGCGGCACGAGGGCCGCCCCGGCTTCCGGGTCGAGACCTCCGAGGGCGCCATCGACGCGCGGTTCGTGGTCGCCGCCACCGGCCCGTTCCAGCGGCCGGTCATCCCGCCCATCGTCCCCGAGGACGCCGGTCCCCTCCAGCTGCACTCCAGCGGATACCGCAATCCGGCCCAACTCCCGGACGGCGCCGTGCTGGTGGTCGGCGCCGGCTCCTCCGGCGTGCAGATCGCCGACGAGCTCCGCCGCTCCGGGCGCCGGGTGTTCCTCTCCGTCGGCGCCCACGACCGTCCGCCCCGCCGATACCGCGGACGGGACTTCTGCTGGTGGCTCGGCGTCCTCGGGCTCTGGGACATGGAGACGCCGCCGCAGGGCGCCGAACACGTCAGCATCGCGGTCAGCGGCGCCCGCGGCGGCCACACCGTGGACTTCCGCCGACTGGCCGAGGACGGCGTCGAGTTGCTCGGGATGACCGCCT belongs to Phaeacidiphilus oryzae TH49 and includes:
- a CDS encoding purine-cytosine permease family protein — protein: MDTAPPAPTVEVRTIDQIPEDERHGRARDLFTIWFGSNIMVLTVVTGALATTVYGLPLWWALAGIVVGNAVGGVFMALHSAQGPQLGVPQMVQTRGQFGVRGALLVVVLVIVMYTGYFASNLVLGGQSLHIVAPGISVAGGIVIVGLVSVAATIFGYKLIHAYSKVMTIAAGLALLLAFCWILFEHGLPAGTLSHGALTATGLLGTVSASALWQIAYAPYVSDYSRYMPKGTGSRPAFWATYGGCVLGSVLPMLLGALTGAAVGGDDPVGGLSALTPGISTLILIVFSIGIANTNAMNLYCGVLCVITVGQTVRRSWVPRAGARAVIAIVVFLVALLLAIAGKDNFLVFYENFIALLLYVLTPWTAVNLVDYYLVRHGEYDVRSFFSADGGVYGRYNAAAIVAYLVGIVVQVPFFSSALFTGPVAHMLNGADISWIVGLIVTCPFYYVAARRAGRRSPAPAEAALAADASTPAG
- a CDS encoding LysR family transcriptional regulator; translated protein: MTSAARRLLVSQSAVSTAVAQLERALGVQLLIRHHAKGLSLTAAGARFLQESRNLLAHADELVETAQGWAPPSPASSPSAASSPSRRSYCRGSSPSSPPATPACGCRRWRARPRNCRPPCWTGAARSP
- a CDS encoding flavin-containing monooxygenase, whose protein sequence is MPNEETDVVVVGAGQAGIAMSEHLTAAGVPHVVLERHRIAERWRSERWDSLVANGPAWHDRFPNMEFAGVDPDAFATKEQVAEYFAAYAEKFGAPVRTGVEVTSARRHEGRPGFRVETSEGAIDARFVVAATGPFQRPVIPPIVPEDAGPLQLHSSGYRNPAQLPDGAVLVVGAGSSGVQIADELRRSGRRVFLSVGAHDRPPRRYRGRDFCWWLGVLGLWDMETPPQGAEHVSIAVSGARGGHTVDFRRLAEDGVELLGMTASHRDGVLGFACDLAANIRAGDEKYLAVLRQADAYVRRNGLDLPEEPEAHRLGPLPESATAPRLELDLAEAGVSTIVWATGYSADYGWLEADTFDERGRPVHKRGIAAEEGVYFLGLPWLSRRGSSFIWGVWHDARHIADHIATRRSYLAFDGADRTAPAPADDAQH